cgacaaatatttgaatttatgaactcccgaataaataaaaacgtTTAATTGGTAAATCTGTGTATAAATTCAAACGAAACGTTTTAATACTAAGTTATACTCATATTAGCAGATCccgagaaaatatttaatttatgatctcaaaaattaaaaaaaaaatgaaagattttcattaaataaatcacattaatcattaaaaaaatggatataatttatttgataattattgaataaatgtttatttttaattataattttatttgtttatttttttactttaaatggATTCCCAGGGAATGGGAGAACATGAAAGAGGAAGCTTCGGATATGGTGATTCTCAGCCAATAACTTCTCTAAGGTAACGTAGGATTTATTTATCCATCataattacattattattattattattattattattattattattatttgtaaaatttagatatttaatttactattaattgctgttttttttaattatttattaatttgtgaTAATTTAGATGGGACCCAACTCATACATTCTTGGAGACCCAACATTTCGGGCAACCAAACATGACCGGACACCTTTTCAATACTCATTTACAGGTcagttaatatatttttctctttaaattaacttatttttaatgtaatttcccacaaatttatatgaaaaaaaatctaattttcataattatgtTAATAGATGAATAAATAACGTGAAAATGTGaccatttgaaaaaaaatgcaggATTCAATTCACGGGAACATAAATGTAAAATACGGGAGTGATTCAATGACATCAAGCAGCCAGAATTCTGAATCGAGTGAACTAGATTTGGAGCTGAGATTGTCAATTTAATAGAACTGATCGAATTCTCGAGCAACAGTTCCACGAGCCCGACCAACAACTTACTAGGAGTATGAGCATACAAGCTTTCACGAAACCGTCATATAATTAACCCGTAATGGATTCAAACAGCTCTTTAGTTCGATACCGCACttaaaaaggtaaattttgataaaagtGTAGGGTTGCTTTTTAGAAGTTTGAAACTattggggaaaaaaagaaatacaaggGCGTGGTTtgtaaaattggaaaattataGGGtgttatttgtaattattatttttatatttatataaatatatataaatattgcaTGCATGCACAAGTccaatatatttctttataaattgTGAAAGTGAAGACAAGGACTTTATTGCTTCCTTTCAGGTCTACACATATAGCAATCAAACAGTTGCACtattttgattgatttattttttttttattctcttaatTAATAGGAaattaaagtgaaaaaaaaataaagaaaaagaagaaaaatacatcAACTTTATCTGATTCATTGGTTTTGAGCATTCTTTTATTCAACCGTtgaaactttattaaaaaaaaaaataagaaaagtaatttaattttatttttaatttttcgcCAAATTCTACGTTCATTTTTGCAGGGTGGGACAAAGATTGGGGCGAGGTCGGGTTGGGGACGTGGACGGAGAATGTAATTTCGCCTCGTCTCCTCCTTCATTCTCCGTTTTGTTCGGAGCAGATCCCCATGAATTCAGTCTCTGCAAACtcctaatattttatttctaaacaCGTTTTTCACTTATCATATAGTaagaaattctcaaatatcgcaGTCATGTaatgaatcaaagaaatacGGATCTAAAAACAGTCGACATGAATTTATTTCCTAAAACGAACAAAATCAGTCTTATAGaacgttttttttaaacgTTCGTGAGAATATTATCCAAGTTTTATATGTCCAAAAAGCGATTGGAATGAGagtgaaaagaaatgaagaaggtGCTTTGAATGGAAATTGAAACATTCATGTGAAAGTGATTGAAAAACCAATGCCACTATTTTTGTATTAGTGGGGAAACTGATTTGACActaagctttaaaaaaaaaaaaataataataataataataaataaatatatatcgACTATTATATAGTTTATCTTAGAGATGTTCATTCAACCATTTAAACTAAGAATCGGGGAGACTgaacattatatatatttttgtttatgaaatattagtgaatttattataatattatatatttttttattaaattataattaaaaatagaaattactcatttaaaatatataaataattgagaaaattaatttattttagtgaTGTTCGGAAGAAAGTTGAACAAatatgttaatatatatatatatatatataggtataatttatattatatttttttgctcataaaatattagtgaatttattagaatattttatattttttattaaaattatattagaaaatagaaattactcatttaaaatatataaataattgagaaaattagtttattttagaGATGTTCGTATAAGGAAGAAAGTTgagcaaatatatatatatatatatatatatacgtgggtataatttatattatatttttcctcctaaaatataattgaatttattaagatgttatatatttttaaaaaatttgaaaaaattaataaatttttatgacGTAATAATCTCGGCTCTAtcatttttaaacaaatttgatgGTGACTTTTAATAGTAGTAGGGgtgaatttgtaatttaactttttaaaaacctttgtattaacccaaaaataattataatatttaatttccctttaattatatttttaaaaaatttgaaaattttaataaatttttatgactAATAATCTGGNATAATGATAGATGGCTACGGATCCATGGTGCTCGTCGGGAGGGCTCGACGTCGAAGGAAGATTGGTGAACACGGGCGGGTGGAGGGATGGAACCAAAACCGTCCGATACATTAGTCCGTGCGAGACTTGTGATTTTAAGGATTATCCGATGGCATTGGCTCGTCCACGGTGGTATTCGACTCAGATCACCATGTCGGACGGTGGTTTCTTATTGGTCGGTGGCCGGAGATCTTACAGCGTTGAATTTGTTCCGGCGGAAGGAAAATCCAATCCAAGAGCTATCAAATTACCATTCCTTGATGAAACAACTGATTTGGATGAGAATAATCTTTACCCGTTTGTTTATCTTTCAACTGATGGCAATGTCTTCATCTTCGCCAATAGCCGTTCAATCTTGTTTGATCCTAAGACTCATACCGTCCTTCACGAGTATCCGGTTTTGGAAGGCGGTTCCCGAAACTACCCCGCGTCGGCAATGTCGGCGCTCCTCCCTCTCAAGCTTCCACTCGTGAATCCAGGGTCAATTCCGGCCGAGGTATGTTAAACTAACTAAACTCAAAAAGTTTTGTTAATAATAGGTTAAACAAGGAATGAGAGAGCGGGGAGAATTTTTGTCCTATTGAACAAAATGGGCACCCGTCCCGTTCCCACCCCGCTTCATGGACATCTCTATTTCATGCCACTAAAATTTCCATACTTGGATGGTTTTGATTAGGTGATTATATGCGGCGGAGCTAAACCGGAATCATACCGGTTGGCGGAGAAGGGGAACTTCATGCCAGCATTGATAGATTGCGCTCGTCTAGAGATCACAAATCCCAAAGACGTTTGGAGGAAGGAACAAATGCCATCTCCTAGAGTAATGGGCGACTTATTAATTCTCCCAACCGGCGATCTTTTGCTTCTCAACGGCGCTACCACTGGTACAGCGGCGTGGAATTTCGCAGAAAGCCCTAATTACTCGCCCATTCTATACTCCCCAGACAAACCACAAGNTTTAAAAACCTTTGTATTaacccaaaaataattataatatttaatttccctttaattatatttttttaaaaaatNAACGATTCAAACAACTAGTCCCCACCAGAATCCCCAGAATGTACCACTCCTCCTCCGCCGTTCTCCCCGACGGCCAAATCCTCGTCGCCGGCAGCAACACCAACGCCGGCTACCTATTCCAAGCTGTCAAATACCCGACGGAATTAAGGGTCGAGAAATTCTCTCCGCCGTACCTTGATCCAATGTACGTCGCATACCGCCCGGCCATCCTGGCGGAGGAATTGGTGCTGCCCTGGCAATATGGAAAAGATTTCGTCGTGAAATTCAATTTGTTAATTGAGGGCCAATTTGATCAGAAAAATGACATTAGAGTTACCATTTATCCGCCGCCGTTCACGACGCACGGATATTCCATGGGTCAGAGGCTTGTTGTGTTGGCGAATAAGCAAGTGGCGGCGACCGGCGCCGGGACTTATAGCGCGACGGTGGTGGCGCCGCCATCTGGAATCATTGCGCCGCCTGGATTTTATATGCTGTTTGTGGTTTATCGTGGAATTCCGAGTGTGGGAACTTGGATTCAGATTAAGTGATTAAGAGcgatttaatttgatttaatttgatttatcaaattaaattaaattcctTCTGTGTCTATTCTTCCTCCAccgattttattttaaataatttaaattatttNTTaacccaaaaataattataatatttaatttccctttaattaattagctaGAATTAGTAAATTTTAAGTTGAGTTTTGCCTTCAAACAAGGAACCATAGAAGCTATTTTAATGATCCCTTAACTGATTTCTTTGAGCCATAAAATGcattagagagggaaacaatAGCTGAGAAACACACGAATAAAGAAGGCATTTGTGTTATTATAAACACAACGCTGCCATTGAAGAACAAGGTCACTCATAACTTCAATGGCGGCCTTTCTCAAGGCAGCTTCCcttctcctccttctcctcctcgGCCTCTTCTTCGACCTTGTCCCCGCCGCTTTCAACACCGTTGGCGGGGCCTATGGCTCCAGCCCTAACTCCCTCGCCCCCGGCTTGAAAGAGATATTGGCTAACCCTTCCACCGGAACCAATGACGCCGGTAAGAAAGATGCACCCACTCCGACCAAGAACCTAACGGGCATTACGTTTAAAGCCGGTCCTCGACCGGTGGATGGCTCGGGAGCACGCTTTTTCGAGACGAGTAATATAGGGATGTGGAAGTTGGTCTCTAGAAACTCCACGGTCTCGGCTATGCACATGAATTTGTTGCCAAATAATAAGATGATCATGTTTGATGCAGCTGCATTTCACATTTCACAAATCAAGTTGCCCGGTGGCAAATGTTTTCCGTATACGACCGATCAAGGCGCTGCGATGGAAGATTGTTGGGCTCATGGGGTCGAGTACGATATCGAAACGGGCAATGTTAGACCACTCACGGTTCGTAACATCGTACtcgatcatttttttttttttttttttttttttttttttttttttttttttttttttttttttttttttttttttttgagtgggttgcaattttttttccaaaatatatatgtaatcCTTTGTAAGGAAATTTAATTGCACTTTGGTCCTCCAATtagttataatttaattttagtaaaaaatacattaatgccttccttatttatttctaattgcattttattttagtcctcCAATTAAATAACGCCCGCCTCTTTGGTCTTAAGAACGCTAGTTTTAAGAATGAGTGACTGCCCTTCTCTGACCCTTACTGCTCAACGGTTCTATGGTCGGTCCGCGACCCCTCGATACTGAAGGCGTCCTTGGGGTGATTTCGTAATTCCTACGAGGTGGAGACGATGGGGTTGGTCTATAGATTTTCCTCATCAAGCTGTTTGAAGGGCCAACTTGATCCTCTTCCCCAAGGATCCCAGATGAGAAAGTTTGAAGGGCCAACTTGATCCTCTTCCCCAAGGATCCCAGATGAGAAAACCCTAAGAGAGACGCTGACTCTAACTACTGTACATGTACGATCCATACCAGATCTAATTCTGATCTAAAGGTCCACATAGATCCATTTTATTAGGTTAGAGTGCCACGTGATGGGCCAATTTGATTGGGCCATCCGCTTGGGCCCATGAACCTTAGCTATACCCAatcaatttttagaaaaatacgttctaaattttttgaatatattattatcttttatattatttaaaatcataaaataagaaaaatcgGATTATTTCaaagacaatatatatatatatatatatatatatactaaaagaattatttaatttaatttaacgaataaaaaattagtaaaataTACTTTAATGTAAAGAGACGGAGACATGCGAAGAAGCCGGGAATTGCATAGTTATAATAGCGCCAAAACACAGAGCAGCCAAAATAGANtatatatattaaaaaagccAACacgataaaaatattaaatataatattgaattCAGAATCAAATAGTGGACAGGTCAATAAATCCACGTAGGATGAAATTCCGAAAGTACCCCTAGACCTTTCAAGTTTATCCAATGGAGTCCAAGGTAGAATTGGAAAAAGACTACCCCTGGCCTTTGGCTGCTGGTCCTCGTCTTCGTTTTTGTGGCTTTcgtttcttctctctctatacacaattatttattcgtatttttatatatctataaatatatatttattaatatatatatatatatatatatatatatcttttttttgaattttgtttgcGGATTTGATCTTCTAAACCTTCGAAACCCTCGTTGTGTTCATGCTCTGACCGATCTTCGGAATTCCGATCCACTTGATCTTTCGATATGGAGCGCGTAATCGGCGGCAAGTACAAGCTTGGCCGCAAGATCGGTAGCGGATCGTTCGGGGAAATCTATCTCGGTGAGTTGTATGG
The nucleotide sequence above comes from Cucurbita pepo subsp. pepo cultivar mu-cu-16 chromosome LG11, ASM280686v2, whole genome shotgun sequence. Encoded proteins:
- the LOC111804843 gene encoding aldehyde oxidase GLOX1-like; its protein translation is MATDPWCSSGGLDVEGRLVNTGGWRDGTKTVRYISPCETCDFKDYPMALARPRWYSTQITMSDGGFLLVGGRRSYSVEFVPAEGKSNPRAIKLPFLDETTDLDENNLYPFVYLSTDGNVFIFANSRSILFDPKTHTVLHEYPVLEGGSRNYPASAMSALLPLKLPLVNPGSIPAEVIICGGAKPESYRLAEKGNFMPALIDCARLEITNPKDVWRKEQMPSPRVMGDLLILPTGDLLLLNGATTGTAAWNFAESPNYSPILYSPDKPQXLRFKQLVPTRIPRMYHSSSAVLPDGQILVAGSNTNAGYLFQAVKYPTELRVEKFSPPYLDPMYVAYRPAILAEELVLPWQYGKDFVVKFNLLIEGQFDQKNDIRVTIYPPPFTTHGYSMGQRLVVLANKQVAATGAGTYSATVVAPPSGIIAPPGFYMLFVVYRGIPSVGTWIQIK